The following are encoded in a window of Scophthalmus maximus strain ysfricsl-2021 chromosome 6, ASM2237912v1, whole genome shotgun sequence genomic DNA:
- the uroc1 gene encoding urocanate hydratase, with protein sequence MSNLKEICSGLPLDPLPLNRGRDPNVPHAPIRTPNLTAEEERLALRNALRYFPPSHHATLASEFAQELRQYGHIYMYRFCPTLHLRAYPIDQYPCRTRQAASIMLMIMNNLDPAVAQFPQELVTYGGNGQVFSNWAQYWLVMHYLSEMTEEQTLVMYSGHPMGLFPSLPSSPRAIITNGMVIPNYSSRDQYEKMFALGVSMYGQMTAGSYCYIGPQGIVHGTMLTVLNAGRRYLGSDDLSGRVFVTSGLGGMSGAQAKAAVIAGCIGVIAEVDEAPLRKRHEQGWLMEVTSSMEHCIKRIREAKSSKTPLSLGYHGNIVDLWEKLLQEFERTGDLLVDLGSDQTSLHNPYNGGYYPVQLSFRQANQLMSTDHNRFKTVVQESLRRHIKAINKLSDAGMFFWDYGNAFLLEAQRAGAEVEKAGGGATEFRYPSYVQHIMGDIFSLGFGPFRWVCTSGDAQDLAVTDDIAATVLGDISANATDRIRQQYNDNIRWIREAGKHKMVVGSQARILYSDQRGRVSIALAINQAIADGRVSAPVVISRDHHDVSGTDSPFRETSNVYDGSAFCADMAVQNFVGDAFRGATWVALHNGGGVGWGEVMNGGFGLLLDGSEEAAKRASLMLNWDVSNGVARRCWSGNSHAYETIQRTMEEHRQLRVTMPFPVEDEHVLDRALQG encoded by the exons ATGTCTAATTTAAAGGAGATATGCAGTGGTTTACCTCTGGACCCTTTGCCACTTAACCGGGGAAGAGATCCCAATGTGCCCCACGCACCTATCAGGACCCCAAACCTCAcagccgaggaggagagg TTGGCGTTGAGAAATGCCCTGCGAtatttccctccctctcaccacGCAACACTTGCATCTGAATTTGCTCAGGAGCTGCGGCAGTACGGGCACATCTACATGTACCGCTTCTGCCCGACTTTACACCTGAG AGCGTACCCCATAGATCAGTACCCATGCCGCACACGTCAAGCTGCCTCTATAATGTTGATGATCATGAACAACCTGGACCCAGCTGTTGCTCAG TTTCCTCAGGAGCTTGTCACCTACGGAGGCAACGGGCAGGTGTTTAGTAACTGGGCCCAG TACTGGCTGGTGATGCATTACCTGAGTGAGATGACGGAGGAGCAAACTCTGGTCATGTACAGCGGTCATCCCATGGGCCTGTTCCCCAGCCTGCCTTCCTCACCTCGAGCCATCATCACCAACGGCATG GTTATTCCAAATTACTCTTCCAGAGACCAGTATGAAAAGATGTTTGCCCTCGGCGTTTCAAT GTACGGTCAAATGACAGCGGGCAGCTACTGCTATATTGGACCTCAAGGGATTGTTCATGGCACAATG CTGACTGTGCTGAACGCCGGCCGGAGGTACCTGGGCTCTGATGACTTGAGTGGCCGTGTCTTTGTGACCTCTGGCCTGGGGGGCATGAGCGGAGCTCAGGCAAAAGCTGCCGTCATCGCAGGCTGCATTGGTGTGATTGCAGAG GTGGATGAGGCTCCTCTTAGAAAAAGACATGAGCAGGGCTGGCTGATGGAGGTCACGAGCAGCATGGAGCACTGCATTAAACGAATCAG AGAGGCCAAGAGCTCCAAGACTCCCCTCAGTCTTGGTTACCACGGCAACATCGTCGACTTGTG ggagaagctgctgcaggagttcGAGAGGACGGGGGATCTCCTGGTGGATCTGGGCTCGGACCAGACCTCCCTTCACAACCCATATAACGGAGGGTACTATCCGGTCCAGCTCAGCTTCCGTCAGGCAAACCAACTCATGTCAACTGATCATAACCGTTTCAAAACTGTAGTCCAAGAAAG CCTCAGGAGACATATAAAGGCCATCAACAAGCTCTCCGATGCTGGTATGTTCTTCTGGGACTATGGCAACGCTTTTCTCCTGGAGGCACAGAGAGCTG GGGCAGAGGTAGAAAAGGCTGGCGGAGGAGCGACAGAGTTTCGTTACCCCTCTTATGTACAGCACATTATGGG agacattttctcTTTGGGCTTTGGCCCGTTTCGCTGGGTGTGCACGTCTGGCGATGCCCAAGATCTTGCTGTAACAGATGATATCGCTGCTACTGTCCTGGGGGACATCAGTGCCAACGCCACTGATCGCATCAGGCAGCAGTACAACGACAACATCCGCTGGATCAGAGAGGCTGGCAAACACAAAATG GTTGTGGGATCCCAAGCCAGAATCCTCTACTCTGACCAGAGAGGAAGAGTCTCTATTGCTTTGGCGATCAACCAAGCCATCGCTGATGGAAGAGTTTCA GCTCCTGTGGTTATTAGCAGAGACCATCATGACGTTAGTGGCACAGACAGCCCCTTTAGAGAAACCTCTAATGTGTATGATGGATCTGCCTTCTGTGCAG ACATGGCAGTCCAGAACTTTGTGGGTGATGCATTCAGGGGCGCCACGTGGGTAGCCCTGCACAATGGTGGTGGTGTTGGCTG GGGTGAAGTGATGAACGGAGGATTTGGCTTGCTGCTGGACGGCTCAGAGGAGGCAGCAAAGCGAGCCAGTCTGATGCTCAACTGGGACGTGTCCAATGGG gTGGCTCGACGCTGCTGGTCTGGAAACTCTCACGCATACGAGACCATCCAACGCACCATGGAGGAGCACAGGCAGCTGCGTGTCACCATGCCCTTTCCTGTAGAGGATGAGCACGTGCTGGACCGGGCCCTGCAGGGCTAA